Proteins found in one Canis lupus baileyi chromosome 18, mCanLup2.hap1, whole genome shotgun sequence genomic segment:
- the STEAP1 gene encoding STEAP1 protein: protein MESRQDITSQEELWTMKPRRNLEEDDYLDKDSGDTRVLKRPVLLHMHQTTHFDEFDCPAELKHKQELFPMWRWPVKIAAVISSLTFLYTLLREIIHPFVTSHQQYFYKIPILVINKVLPMVSITLLALVYLPGVIAAVVQLHNGTKYKKFPHWLDRWMLTRKQFGLLSFFFAVLHAIYSLSYPMRRSYRYKLLNWAYQQVQQNKEDAWIEHDVWRMEIYVSLGIVTLAILALLAVTSIPSVSDSLTWREFHYIQSKLGMVSLLLGTIHALIFAWNKWVDIKQFVWYTPPTFMIAVFLPIVVLICKAILFLPCLRKKILKIRHGWEDVTKINKTEMSSQL from the exons ATGGAGAGCAGACAAGACATTACAAGCCAAGAAGAACTTTGGACAATGAAGCCTAGGAGAAACCTAGAAGAGGATGATTATTTG gATAAGGACTCAGGAGACACCAGAGTGCTGAAAAGACCTGTGCTTTTGCACATGCATCAAACAACCCACTTTGATGAATTTGATTGTCCTGCCGAGCTTAAGCACAAACAAGAACTCTTTCCAATGTGGCGCTGGCCAGTTAAAATTGCTGCTGTCATCTCATCTCTGACTTTTCTTTACACTCTTCTGAGGGAAATAATTCACCCTTTTGTaacttcccaccaacagtatttTTACAAAATTCCAATCCTGGTCATCAACAAAGTCTTGCCAATGGTTTCCATCACCCTCTTGGCACTAGTTTATTTGCCAGGCGTGATAGCAGCTGTTGTACAGCTTCATAATGGAACCAAATATAAGAAATTTCCACATTGGTTGGATAGATGGATGTTAACAAGAAAACAATTTGGgcttctcagtttcttttttgctGTCCTGCATGCAATTTACAGTTTATCCTATCCAATGAGGCGATCCTACAGATACAAGTTGCTAAACTGGGCATATCAACAG GTCcaacaaaataaagaagatgcCTGGATTGAGCATGATGTTTGGAGAATGGAAATTTATGTGTCTCTGGGCATTGTGACTCTTGCAATTCTGGCTCTGTTAGCTGTGACATCTATTCCATCTGTGAGCGACTCTTTGACATGGAGAGAATTTCACTATATTCAG agcAAGCTAGGAATGGTTTCCCTTCTATTGGGCACAATACATGCATTGATCTTTGCCTGGAATAAATGGGTAGATATAAAACAATTTGTATGGTATACACCTCCAACTTTTATGATAGCTGTTTTCCTTCCAATCGTTGTCCTGATATGTAAAGCCATACTCTTCCTGCCGTGCTTGAGGAAGAAGATACTGAAGATTAGGCATGGTTGGGAAGACGTcaccaaaattaataaaactgagaTGTCTTCCCAGTTGTAG